A section of the Pan paniscus chromosome 7, NHGRI_mPanPan1-v2.0_pri, whole genome shotgun sequence genome encodes:
- the RGS20 gene encoding regulator of G-protein signaling 20 isoform X8 encodes MVTPAGRNAFREFLRTEFSEENMLFWMACEELKKEANKNIIEEKARIIYEDYISILSPKEVSLDSRVREVINRNMVEPSQHIFDDAQLQIYTLMHRDSYPRFMNSAVYKDLLQSLSEKSIEA; translated from the exons ATGGTCACTCCAGCAGGAAGGAATGCATTCCGTGAATTCCTCCGAACAGAATTCAGTGAAGAAAATATGCTCTTCTGGATGGCCTGTGAGGAACTGAAAAAGGAAGCTAATAAAAACATTATTGAAGAGAAAGCAAGGATAATCTATGAAGACTACATTTCTATACTTTCTCCTAAGGAG GTGAGCTTAGACTCCCGGGTGAGAGAAGTGATCAACAGAAACATGGTGGAGCCATCCCAACACATATTCGATGATGCTCAACTTCAGATTTACACCCTGATGCACAGAGACTCATATCCTCGATTCATGAACTCTGCTGTCTATAAGGACTTGCTTCAGTCCTTATCGGAGAAATCTATTGAAgcatag